A window from Lactiplantibacillus pentosus encodes these proteins:
- a CDS encoding thymidylate synthase: MLEDSYLQLARTILEHGTYKDDRTGTGTYSIFGYQMRFDLSQGFPLLTTKKVPFGLIKSELLWFLHGDTNIQYLLKHHNHIWDEWAFKNWVTSADYDGPDMTNFEHRRLDDPAFAPVYQAQMEAFDDQIVNDDAFAAKFGNLGDVYGAQWRHWQTRQGSTIDQIANVIDMIKTHPDSRRLIVSAWNPEDVPSMALPPCHTLFQFYVADGKLSCQLYQRSGDVFLGVPFNIASYALLTHLIAKETGLEVGEFVHTLGDAHIYTNHIEQIKTQLDRQPKPAPQLVLNGAHTSIFDYQMSDIKLEGYDPAPAIKAPVAI, translated from the coding sequence ATGTTAGAAGATAGTTATTTACAACTCGCGCGCACCATTTTAGAACATGGCACGTACAAGGATGACCGTACCGGAACTGGGACTTACAGTATTTTCGGTTATCAGATGCGCTTTGATTTGAGTCAGGGTTTCCCATTACTGACGACTAAAAAGGTGCCATTTGGGTTGATCAAAAGTGAATTGTTATGGTTCTTACACGGTGACACGAACATTCAATATTTGTTAAAACACCACAATCATATCTGGGACGAATGGGCCTTTAAGAATTGGGTCACGAGTGCCGATTATGATGGCCCGGACATGACGAATTTTGAACATCGACGGTTGGATGACCCGGCATTTGCACCGGTTTATCAAGCCCAAATGGAAGCTTTTGATGACCAAATCGTGAATGACGATGCCTTTGCGGCCAAATTTGGTAACTTAGGTGACGTGTACGGCGCACAGTGGCGTCATTGGCAAACACGTCAAGGGTCGACGATCGACCAAATCGCCAATGTCATCGACATGATCAAGACGCATCCTGATTCACGCCGTCTGATCGTTTCGGCGTGGAACCCAGAAGACGTGCCAAGTATGGCGTTGCCACCTTGTCACACGCTGTTCCAGTTTTATGTCGCGGATGGCAAACTCTCTTGTCAGCTCTACCAACGTTCAGGAGACGTCTTCTTAGGGGTGCCGTTTAACATTGCGAGTTATGCGCTGTTGACCCATCTGATTGCGAAGGAGACTGGACTAGAAGTCGGCGAGTTCGTGCATACGTTGGGGGACGCCCATATTTATACCAACCACATCGAACAAATCAAGACGCAGTTGGACCGGCAACCCAAACCGGCACCACAGTTAGTTCTAAATGGTGCGCATACCAGTATTTTCGATTATCAGATGAGCGATATTAAGTTAGAAGGCTATGACCCCGCACCGGCCATTAAAGCGCCGGTTGCGATTTAG
- a CDS encoding ABC-F family ATP-binding cassette domain-containing protein, with translation MQTLRAENLTRTYGEKTLFHDISFIVNEHDRIGVIGVNGSGKTNLLDVLAGVTAPEAGQLIMPKNYTIGYLKQKPELDENLTVIDAVLAGSQQVFRTIRHYEQTLAVYADHPEDPAAQKAYVAAEDQMNQEDAWTAESDVKTILTQLHITDLTKTIKQMSGGQQKRVGLAQVLIQSPDLLLLDEPTNHLDFDSIEWLESYLASYKGALIVVTHDRYFLDQVANQMFELSFGELHKYTGNYQDFVQAKAERVARDVLAEHKQQQLYKKELAWMRAGAPARSTKQQGRINRFNDLKDNLNTLQVDGDVDISLGQQRLGKKVIELKDASLQFDQQTILDHFSMLIQANDRIGITGINGAGKSSLLNVIAGRLPLDSGTVTIGETVKMAYYTQQTEPIPGNKRIINYLQDVGETVLNKQGEHVSVTELLEEFLFPRSMHGTLIRKLSGGEQRRLYLLKLLMQQPNVLLLDEPTNDLDIGTLTVLENYLDDFAGTVITVSHDRYFLDKVGTKLLIFDGQGHIERYAGRFSSYLKDQKAASADASKSHTKSSSAKSTSAADKEPSSAAAPKQKVKLTYAEQLEYDKIEEVIEGLDSHKSEIEEAMAANASDYGKLADLQKELTKTEQTIDEKMERWDYLSQYAEA, from the coding sequence ATGCAAACTTTAAGAGCAGAAAATCTGACCCGAACTTATGGTGAGAAGACGTTATTTCATGATATTTCGTTTATTGTGAATGAACATGACCGGATTGGTGTCATTGGCGTTAACGGGTCCGGGAAGACGAATTTATTAGACGTATTAGCGGGCGTGACGGCACCAGAAGCTGGTCAGCTGATCATGCCAAAGAATTATACGATCGGTTATTTAAAACAAAAACCAGAACTGGATGAAAATTTAACGGTGATCGATGCCGTTTTGGCTGGTAGTCAGCAAGTCTTTCGGACGATTCGGCACTACGAGCAAACGCTCGCGGTCTATGCCGACCACCCAGAAGACCCCGCCGCGCAAAAAGCGTACGTGGCCGCTGAAGACCAGATGAATCAGGAAGACGCGTGGACGGCGGAAAGTGATGTCAAAACGATTTTGACCCAGTTGCACATTACGGATTTGACGAAGACGATCAAACAGATGTCCGGGGGCCAGCAGAAGCGGGTCGGCCTGGCACAAGTTTTGATTCAATCGCCAGATTTACTGTTGCTAGACGAACCGACCAACCACCTCGATTTTGATTCGATCGAATGGCTAGAAAGTTACTTGGCGAGCTATAAGGGCGCGCTGATCGTCGTGACCCATGACCGGTATTTCTTAGACCAGGTCGCCAATCAGATGTTTGAGCTCTCGTTTGGTGAGCTGCACAAGTACACTGGGAACTACCAAGACTTCGTGCAAGCCAAAGCGGAACGGGTCGCCCGCGACGTGTTGGCCGAACATAAGCAGCAACAGCTGTATAAGAAGGAACTGGCCTGGATGCGCGCCGGTGCGCCCGCCCGGAGTACCAAACAACAGGGGCGTATCAATCGGTTCAACGATTTAAAGGACAATTTGAACACCTTACAAGTGGATGGTGACGTCGATATTTCGCTGGGGCAACAACGGCTCGGTAAAAAGGTGATCGAGTTAAAAGATGCCAGTCTCCAATTTGACCAACAGACGATTCTGGACCACTTTTCCATGTTGATTCAGGCCAATGACCGAATCGGAATCACTGGGATCAATGGTGCCGGCAAGTCCAGCCTGTTAAACGTGATTGCTGGGCGTTTACCACTAGACAGCGGTACGGTGACGATTGGTGAAACGGTCAAAATGGCCTATTACACGCAACAGACCGAACCGATTCCAGGTAATAAACGGATCATCAATTACTTGCAGGACGTCGGTGAGACGGTGCTCAACAAACAGGGTGAACACGTGTCAGTGACCGAATTGTTAGAGGAATTCCTCTTTCCACGGTCAATGCACGGAACGTTGATCCGCAAGCTCTCTGGTGGTGAACAGCGGCGGTTATATTTGCTGAAATTATTGATGCAACAACCAAACGTGTTACTACTGGATGAACCGACCAATGATCTGGATATTGGGACGTTGACCGTCCTTGAAAATTACCTGGATGACTTTGCCGGCACCGTCATTACCGTTTCACATGACCGGTACTTCCTGGATAAAGTCGGCACGAAGCTCCTGATTTTTGATGGTCAAGGACATATTGAACGGTACGCGGGGCGTTTCTCAAGTTATTTGAAGGACCAAAAAGCGGCCAGTGCGGATGCCTCAAAGTCGCACACGAAGTCCAGTTCAGCCAAGTCAACTAGCGCTGCTGATAAGGAACCATCATCCGCCGCGGCACCTAAGCAAAAAGTAAAATTGACGTATGCTGAACAGTTAGAATATGACAAGATTGAAGAAGTCATTGAAGGACTCGACAGCCATAAGAGTGAGATTGAAGAAGCGATGGCCGCCAATGCCAGTGATTACGGCAAGTTAGCGGACTTACAAAAAGAACTGACCAAAACCGAGCAGACCATTGATGAGAAGATGGAACGTTGGGATTACCTCAGTCAGTACGCAGAAGCCTGA
- a CDS encoding CCA tRNA nucleotidyltransferase, with product MILTQLPAAFQAAKPIIETIDAAGFEAYFVGGCVRDTILGKPLHDVDIATSAFPAEVKQLFKRTVDTGIEHGTVMILDHGNGYETTTFRTESGYQDFRRPDQVTFVRSLKEDLKRRDFTINALAMTAKGEVIDLFDGLADLKRGVLRAVGVAEERFHEDALRMMRAVRFASQLDFAIEPQTQQAITDNAALLTKIAVERTRVEWEKLLMGQHPDAGLKSLLTTGLYQYMPMMAAQKPMLQQLLALPDWHLSTIESVWTLLSWQMQLRDAAAIRHLLKTWKTSNELISHVTAAVNALNALERSGRLTSEENFYTGLDALTTANQVATILGFGQDQAQLAQSYASLPIHDKHELAVNGGDLLKAKLVTPGPMMGSILATCLQAVITGKVENQQDALLDFARMVADSKNH from the coding sequence ATGATTTTGACGCAATTACCAGCGGCGTTTCAAGCGGCCAAACCAATCATTGAAACGATCGATGCGGCTGGTTTTGAAGCGTACTTTGTTGGTGGCTGTGTCCGCGATACGATTCTCGGCAAGCCACTGCATGACGTCGATATTGCGACTAGTGCTTTTCCAGCCGAGGTCAAACAACTGTTTAAGCGCACCGTCGATACCGGTATTGAGCACGGGACCGTCATGATTTTAGACCATGGTAACGGCTATGAGACGACCACGTTTCGAACTGAGTCGGGCTACCAGGATTTTCGGCGTCCGGACCAAGTGACGTTTGTGCGTTCACTAAAAGAAGACCTGAAGCGCCGTGATTTTACGATCAACGCGCTGGCGATGACGGCCAAGGGTGAAGTGATCGACTTATTCGATGGCTTGGCTGACTTAAAACGTGGCGTGCTGCGGGCCGTGGGTGTCGCGGAAGAACGCTTTCATGAAGACGCGTTGCGGATGATGCGGGCGGTCCGCTTTGCTAGCCAGCTGGATTTTGCCATCGAGCCCCAAACGCAACAAGCAATCACCGATAATGCGGCCTTACTCACAAAGATTGCCGTTGAACGGACCCGTGTGGAATGGGAGAAGTTACTAATGGGACAGCATCCCGATGCCGGGTTGAAAAGCTTGCTGACGACCGGGTTATACCAGTACATGCCAATGATGGCGGCCCAAAAGCCGATGCTACAACAACTACTAGCGCTACCAGATTGGCACTTATCGACGATTGAGAGCGTCTGGACCTTGTTGAGTTGGCAAATGCAGCTGCGCGATGCCGCTGCGATTCGCCACTTATTAAAGACTTGGAAGACGAGCAATGAGTTGATCAGCCACGTCACAGCCGCTGTCAACGCGCTCAACGCCTTAGAACGATCTGGTCGACTAACGTCCGAGGAAAACTTCTACACTGGCTTAGACGCGCTAACAACGGCCAATCAGGTGGCAACGATATTAGGCTTCGGTCAGGATCAAGCTCAGTTAGCCCAATCGTATGCCAGTCTACCGATTCATGATAAGCATGAATTAGCAGTTAATGGCGGTGATTTGTTGAAGGCGAAGCTGGTGACACCGGGACCGATGATGGGGTCGATTTTGGCTACTTGTTTGCAGGCCGTCATCACTGGAAAAGTTGAAAATCAGCAAGACGCTTTGCTTGATTTTGCACGGATGGTAGCGGATTCAAAAAACCATTGA
- the dapB gene encoding 4-hydroxy-tetrahydrodipicolinate reductase, translating to MVKVIVAGYKGRMGSTAAQMVIDNPDFELVGVYDARSKDQNLNEDDRFKSQDVPAFHDLDQIKTDATVWIDFTIPTAVYENAKFALNHGISPVIGTTGMTDEQVADLQKLAKEKQVGGLIAPNFGISAVLLMQFAQQAAKYFPDVEIIEMHHDDKIDSPSGTAISTAKKIAEVRQPKQQGNPDATETLPGARGAEYEGMRIHAVRLPGLVAHEEVMFGGPGEGLTIRQDSFDRISFMTGVKVAVEKVNQYHELFVGLEHLL from the coding sequence GTGGTAAAAGTAATTGTTGCCGGCTACAAGGGTCGGATGGGTAGTACTGCTGCACAAATGGTGATCGATAATCCTGATTTTGAATTGGTTGGGGTCTATGACGCCCGCAGTAAGGACCAAAATTTGAATGAAGATGACCGTTTTAAGAGCCAAGACGTCCCAGCTTTTCATGACTTAGACCAAATCAAGACCGATGCAACGGTGTGGATCGACTTTACGATTCCAACTGCGGTCTATGAAAATGCCAAGTTTGCGCTCAATCATGGTATTTCACCAGTGATTGGGACAACCGGGATGACCGACGAACAAGTCGCAGACCTACAAAAATTGGCTAAAGAAAAACAAGTCGGTGGTTTGATTGCACCCAACTTCGGCATCAGTGCCGTCTTATTGATGCAATTTGCCCAACAAGCGGCCAAGTACTTCCCAGATGTTGAAATCATTGAAATGCACCATGATGACAAAATCGATTCCCCAAGTGGAACGGCCATCAGTACGGCCAAGAAGATCGCGGAAGTGCGTCAGCCTAAACAACAAGGCAATCCTGACGCCACTGAAACGTTACCAGGGGCGCGTGGTGCGGAATACGAAGGCATGCGGATTCACGCTGTCCGCTTACCAGGACTTGTTGCGCATGAAGAAGTGATGTTTGGTGGCCCAGGTGAAGGCTTGACGATTCGCCAAGATTCCTTTGACCGAATCTCATTTATGACTGGAGTCAAAGTTGCGGTTGAAAAGGTCAACCAGTACCACGAACTCTTCGTTGGTTTGGAGCACTTACTATGA
- a CDS encoding Cof-type HAD-IIB family hydrolase yields MKVAIIATDLDGTFLRDDHQFDHPRFQAQLDQMNAQGQHFVVASGNQLQHCIDVFDGIHGELTYVAENGGLVIDNHGKVLAESLIDLPLYQELLTFVATEPALAGAEISVSGKQAAYIRPQDDSPLMRYYLSRLQVVPSLMTIDDHIYKATFSWQDTDANAHADLINRQFAGRLRATVSGGNGLDVIPPHVNKATGLAYLQSHWHINASQTAAFGDNGNDLEMLHEADYSFAMQNAIAPVKRTATYLTPHDNNHDGVLAAIDTLI; encoded by the coding sequence GTGAAAGTAGCCATCATTGCCACGGATTTAGACGGGACATTTTTAAGAGACGACCACCAGTTTGACCATCCGCGTTTTCAAGCTCAGTTAGACCAGATGAACGCGCAGGGTCAACACTTTGTTGTGGCCAGCGGAAACCAATTACAGCATTGTATCGACGTTTTTGATGGCATTCACGGCGAGCTGACCTACGTTGCCGAAAATGGGGGCCTGGTGATCGACAATCACGGCAAGGTCCTGGCTGAAAGTCTGATTGACTTGCCACTGTATCAAGAATTGTTGACCTTTGTCGCCACGGAACCGGCATTAGCGGGAGCTGAGATCTCAGTTTCTGGCAAACAAGCCGCCTATATTCGACCACAGGATGATAGCCCCCTGATGCGCTATTATCTGAGCCGGTTGCAGGTCGTGCCATCCTTGATGACGATTGACGACCATATTTATAAGGCGACGTTTAGCTGGCAAGACACGGATGCCAACGCTCACGCTGATCTGATTAATCGCCAGTTTGCGGGCCGACTGCGAGCGACGGTCAGTGGTGGTAACGGGCTAGATGTCATCCCACCACATGTCAATAAAGCGACCGGACTCGCGTATTTGCAGTCACACTGGCACATCAACGCCAGCCAGACGGCCGCTTTCGGCGACAATGGGAACGACCTAGAAATGTTGCACGAAGCCGATTACAGCTTTGCTATGCAGAACGCGATTGCACCGGTCAAGCGAACGGCGACCTATTTGACGCCCCATGACAATAATCATGATGGCGTCTTAGCGGCGATCGATACGTTGATTTAA
- a CDS encoding tetratricopeptide repeat protein — MSYSEKMLAALSNGQIDTAKKHFAWALRKDDDDTLYSLAEELYGLGFLKQAERTYKKLLAKYPDEDDLRTSLADIAIDEDDTDTALDYLHQVKPDSPAYVQALLVEADLYQTQELFEVSEQKLKEAYELAPDEPIVEFALAEFYFLIRNYRQAIRFYLDLIKQGELEISKVNLVERLGVSYAESGRFEQAVGYLEQIKPAKLTPDSQFELGFTYLQLGEPQKAIDIFNKLRESDDQYASLYPYLAQAQEQLHQLDKALLTLQEGLAVDQYNEQLYLQTARLALKLDDQELAEKYLREGLSIDPDNLTTVLELSNLLVQRERYQDNVDLLDQYLQSNEFDPQFYWNLAISNDRLDNFQAAKDNYEAAYPFFEHNKDFLKPAIYFFREAGMADSAVAALRNYLVIEPDDGEMVAMLEDYEDQGY, encoded by the coding sequence ATGAGTTATTCAGAAAAAATGCTCGCAGCACTATCGAACGGGCAAATCGACACAGCCAAGAAACATTTTGCTTGGGCACTGCGCAAAGACGACGATGACACACTGTACAGTTTGGCTGAAGAATTATACGGACTGGGCTTTTTGAAGCAAGCTGAACGCACTTACAAAAAGCTGCTTGCGAAGTATCCCGATGAAGATGACTTGCGAACTAGTCTCGCAGACATTGCGATTGATGAAGATGATACGGACACGGCGCTGGATTATTTGCACCAAGTCAAGCCGGATTCACCAGCCTATGTGCAAGCACTACTGGTGGAAGCTGACTTATATCAAACGCAAGAATTGTTTGAAGTCAGTGAGCAAAAGTTGAAGGAAGCCTACGAATTGGCACCGGATGAACCCATCGTGGAATTTGCGTTAGCCGAATTTTACTTCTTGATTCGCAACTACCGCCAGGCAATCCGTTTTTACTTGGATTTGATCAAGCAGGGTGAGTTGGAAATCTCCAAAGTCAATCTGGTTGAACGTCTGGGGGTATCCTACGCGGAGTCCGGGCGTTTTGAACAAGCGGTCGGCTACCTTGAACAGATCAAACCGGCCAAGTTAACGCCAGATAGTCAGTTTGAACTGGGCTTTACCTATTTGCAGCTGGGTGAACCACAAAAAGCCATCGACATTTTTAATAAGTTACGGGAATCTGACGACCAGTATGCGTCACTGTATCCTTACTTAGCGCAAGCCCAAGAACAGCTGCATCAGCTTGATAAGGCGTTATTGACGCTGCAAGAAGGGTTAGCGGTCGACCAGTATAATGAGCAGTTGTACTTGCAAACGGCCCGCTTAGCCTTGAAATTGGACGATCAGGAGCTGGCCGAAAAGTACCTGCGCGAAGGCTTGAGTATTGACCCTGACAATTTGACGACCGTTTTGGAGCTCTCTAACTTGCTTGTTCAACGCGAACGGTATCAGGATAACGTCGATTTATTGGATCAATATCTACAAAGCAATGAGTTTGACCCGCAGTTTTACTGGAACTTAGCGATTTCAAACGATCGATTGGACAATTTCCAAGCGGCCAAGGATAACTACGAGGCGGCTTATCCCTTCTTCGAACATAACAAGGACTTCCTCAAACCAGCCATTTACTTCTTCCGCGAAGCTGGGATGGCGGATTCTGCGGTGGCCGCCTTACGCAATTACTTGGTGATTGAACCAGACGATGGTGAAATGGTCGCGATGTTAGAAGATTACGAAGACCAGGGTTACTAG
- a CDS encoding HU family DNA-binding protein codes for MANKAELVNNVAAATNLTKKDATAAVDAVFASIQETLAKGEKVQLIGFGNFEVRERAARKGRNPQTGDEIQIPASKVPAFKPGKALKDAVK; via the coding sequence ATGGCAAACAAAGCTGAATTAGTTAACAACGTTGCTGCGGCAACTAACTTAACGAAGAAAGACGCAACTGCTGCAGTTGACGCAGTCTTTGCATCAATCCAAGAAACCCTTGCAAAGGGCGAAAAAGTTCAACTGATCGGATTTGGTAACTTCGAAGTACGTGAACGTGCTGCTCGTAAGGGCCGTAACCCACAAACTGGTGACGAAATCCAAATTCCTGCAAGCAAAGTACCTGCATTTAAGCCAGGTAAAGCTTTAAAGGATGCAGTTAAATAA
- the der gene encoding ribosome biogenesis GTPase Der, with the protein MAKPVVAIVGRPNVGKSTIFNRIAGDRISIVEDTPGVTRDRIYANSEWLGQDFSLIDTGGIDIDDAPFIKQITQQAEIAIDEADVIIYLVSIKEGVTDADEHVAQILYRSNKPVVLAVNKVDNPELRSEVYDFYSLGFGDPYPISGAHGLGLGDLLDAVIKNFPEKSGEDEPGTIRFSLIGRPNVGKSSIVNALLGEERVIVSDVAGTTRDAIDTAFTDEDGDRFVMVDTAGIRKKGKVYENTERYSVMRALKAIDNSDVALFVINGEEGIREQDKRVAGYAHEAGKAIVIVVNKWDTVKKDNHTMQEFEAYIRDQFVYLSYAPIIFVSAKTNQRLAQLPALIKKVNTNHMRRIQSSVLNDVIMDAIAMNPTPSDNGKRLRVYYATQVAIQPPTFVVFVNDPDMMHFSYERFLENQIRNAFDFTGTPIHMIERRRK; encoded by the coding sequence ATGGCAAAACCAGTTGTCGCAATTGTTGGTCGCCCTAACGTGGGTAAGTCGACCATTTTTAACCGTATTGCTGGTGATCGAATCTCAATCGTCGAAGATACGCCCGGGGTTACTCGTGACCGTATTTATGCCAATAGTGAATGGCTTGGGCAAGATTTCAGTTTGATCGACACGGGTGGGATCGATATTGACGATGCCCCGTTTATTAAGCAAATCACACAACAAGCGGAAATCGCGATTGACGAAGCTGACGTCATTATTTACTTGGTCAGCATCAAAGAAGGTGTCACGGATGCCGATGAGCACGTGGCCCAGATTTTGTATCGCTCTAACAAACCAGTCGTCTTAGCCGTCAATAAGGTCGATAATCCCGAATTACGGAGTGAAGTCTATGACTTTTACTCACTCGGATTTGGCGACCCGTACCCAATCTCTGGGGCGCACGGTCTTGGCTTAGGTGACTTGTTAGATGCCGTCATCAAGAACTTCCCTGAAAAGAGCGGTGAAGATGAACCTGGCACGATTCGGTTCAGTCTGATTGGCCGCCCCAACGTGGGTAAGTCCTCGATTGTCAACGCGTTGTTGGGTGAAGAACGGGTGATTGTCTCAGATGTTGCCGGGACGACCCGCGATGCCATTGATACGGCGTTTACGGATGAAGACGGCGACCGCTTCGTGATGGTCGATACGGCCGGAATTCGTAAAAAGGGTAAGGTCTACGAAAATACCGAGCGTTATAGCGTCATGCGGGCGCTGAAGGCGATTGATAATAGTGACGTGGCCCTATTCGTCATTAATGGTGAAGAAGGCATCCGTGAGCAAGATAAGCGGGTTGCTGGCTACGCCCATGAAGCGGGTAAAGCCATCGTGATCGTGGTCAACAAGTGGGATACGGTCAAAAAAGACAATCACACGATGCAAGAGTTTGAAGCTTACATCCGTGACCAGTTCGTTTATCTGAGCTACGCGCCAATCATCTTCGTGTCCGCCAAGACGAATCAGCGCTTGGCCCAACTACCAGCACTGATCAAGAAGGTCAATACGAACCATATGCGTCGGATTCAATCATCCGTCTTAAATGATGTCATCATGGATGCGATTGCGATGAATCCAACGCCAAGTGATAACGGTAAGCGGCTCCGGGTCTACTATGCGACTCAAGTGGCGATTCAACCACCAACCTTCGTGGTCTTCGTCAATGACCCTGATATGATGCACTTTTCGTATGAACGTTTCTTGGAAAATCAGATTCGAAATGCGTTTGATTTTACCGGAACGCCAATCCATATGATCGAACGACGGCGTAAGTAG
- the rpsA gene encoding 30S ribosomal protein S1: protein MSENENSQEKNELLDALNSVEEVNVGDVVKGEVLAIDDDKQVIVGIQGTGVEGVVPLKELSTQRVDDVNEAAKVGDVLDLVVISRIGSDKENGSYLLSHRRLEARKVWDDVEKEYEAGHTIKAPVTQVVKGGLVVDAGVRGFIPASMIDDHYVEDLNAYKGQELELKIIEIEPSENRLILSHRAVVEKQREAQREEALKTLQAGDVVEGKVARLTNFGAFVDLGGIDGLVHVSEISYERVEKPADVLKVGQEVKVKILSVDADRERVSLSIKATLPEPWDGIEEKAPQGAVLDGKVKRLTSFGAFVEVFPGVEGLVHISQISHQHIATPNDVLKVGQEIKVKVLDVRPDEKRLALSIKALEEKPQTADDDNESQPERRNNNRRRNNNRDNRTASERSTANAPEESTGFTLGDLIGDELKNAENNNDEN from the coding sequence ATGAGTGAAAACGAAAATAGCCAAGAGAAAAATGAACTTTTAGACGCTTTAAACAGCGTCGAAGAAGTAAACGTCGGTGACGTTGTTAAGGGTGAAGTCTTAGCAATCGACGACGACAAACAAGTAATTGTTGGTATCCAAGGTACCGGTGTTGAAGGGGTCGTTCCATTGAAGGAACTCTCAACACAACGGGTTGACGATGTCAACGAAGCCGCTAAAGTCGGTGATGTTTTAGACTTGGTTGTCATTTCTCGGATTGGCAGCGACAAGGAAAACGGCAGTTACTTACTGTCACATCGTCGGTTAGAAGCTCGCAAAGTTTGGGACGACGTTGAAAAAGAATACGAAGCAGGTCATACGATTAAAGCTCCGGTAACACAAGTTGTTAAGGGCGGGTTAGTCGTTGACGCTGGTGTTCGTGGCTTCATCCCTGCCTCAATGATTGATGATCATTACGTTGAAGATTTAAATGCCTACAAAGGCCAAGAACTTGAACTTAAGATTATTGAAATTGAACCTAGCGAAAATCGCTTGATCTTATCACACCGTGCGGTTGTTGAAAAGCAACGTGAAGCACAACGTGAAGAAGCTTTGAAGACTTTACAAGCTGGCGATGTTGTCGAAGGTAAAGTGGCTCGTTTGACGAACTTCGGTGCTTTCGTTGACCTTGGTGGCATTGATGGGTTAGTTCACGTTTCAGAAATTTCATACGAACGGGTTGAAAAGCCTGCTGACGTCTTGAAGGTTGGTCAAGAAGTTAAGGTTAAGATCTTATCTGTTGACGCTGACCGCGAACGGGTTTCACTTTCAATCAAAGCCACTTTACCAGAGCCTTGGGATGGCATTGAAGAAAAAGCCCCTCAAGGTGCCGTACTTGACGGTAAAGTTAAGCGTTTGACGAGTTTTGGTGCCTTTGTGGAAGTCTTCCCTGGTGTTGAAGGGTTAGTTCATATTTCACAAATTTCACACCAACACATTGCAACGCCTAATGACGTGCTTAAAGTTGGTCAAGAAATCAAAGTTAAGGTCTTAGACGTTCGTCCAGACGAAAAGCGGTTAGCTTTATCAATTAAAGCTTTGGAAGAAAAGCCACAAACTGCTGACGATGATAACGAAAGCCAACCAGAACGTCGCAACAACAACCGTCGTCGCAACAACAACCGCGACAACCGGACTGCTAGCGAACGTTCAACGGCTAATGCTCCAGAAGAATCAACTGGATTTACTTTAGGTGATTTGATTGGTGACGAATTGAAGAACGCTGAAAACAACAATGATGAAAACTAA
- the cmk gene encoding (d)CMP kinase — translation MAKQALQVAIDGPASAGKSTVAKLVAKRFGYIYVDTGAMYRAVTYWAMQHDVDLTDETAVIAAMKTLKISFKPGEPDQLVFANQEDITSAIRQPDVTNNVSTIAALPQVRTILTDQQREMATAGGIVMDGRDIGTTVLPNAEVKIFLVASAAERAKRRYAENIKKGIDTPLDQLQAEIELRDHKDSTRKVSPLTQAADATLVDTTPMSIDEVVAAIAEIITKKQSSTI, via the coding sequence ATGGCTAAGCAAGCACTACAAGTGGCCATCGACGGTCCAGCTTCAGCTGGTAAAAGCACCGTAGCCAAACTCGTTGCGAAGCGGTTTGGCTATATTTATGTCGATACTGGTGCCATGTATCGGGCGGTCACTTATTGGGCCATGCAACACGACGTGGATTTGACCGACGAAACTGCGGTCATCGCGGCGATGAAGACGCTCAAGATTAGTTTCAAACCTGGCGAACCGGACCAGCTGGTCTTTGCCAACCAGGAAGATATTACGTCAGCGATTCGGCAGCCAGACGTCACGAACAACGTGTCGACGATTGCCGCTTTGCCACAAGTTCGGACCATTTTGACCGACCAACAACGGGAAATGGCAACGGCCGGTGGCATCGTGATGGATGGCCGTGATATCGGGACGACCGTGTTACCGAATGCCGAAGTCAAAATCTTCTTGGTGGCTTCTGCCGCTGAGCGGGCCAAACGCCGGTACGCGGAAAACATCAAAAAGGGAATCGACACGCCCTTGGATCAGCTACAAGCTGAAATCGAATTGCGCGACCATAAAGATTCAACGCGTAAAGTGTCACCATTAACGCAAGCGGCGGATGCCACATTAGTTGATACGACCCCGATGTCGATTGACGAAGTGGTCGCTGCAATTGCTGAAATTATTACAAAAAAACAAAGTTCAACAATCTAA